One window of Bacillota bacterium genomic DNA carries:
- a CDS encoding ATP-binding cassette domain-containing protein, translating into MRRVRMRSLLQGWGLLRQLPRGWALPGLLALLLAFPLLDGSPYHLRVATSVALYVTLVLGLNVVVGQAGLLDLGYVGFYAIGAYTCALLASPHLGVHLGFWVIVPVAMGLTALAGVMLGFPVLRLRGDYLAVVTLGFGEIIRILLTNLDRPVNLTNGPNGIIRIDSPSLLGHPVDGVRSWYYLMAALAILTYAGYCLLDRSRAGLAWKGLRDDELGAMACGIDPVKYRLGAFAAGAAIAGVAGVFFASWQGAVFPQTFSMTEIVTIFCMAVLGGVGNPAGAVVGAVVLVVLPELLRGYASYRMVIYGVLLVGLMQARPHGLIPARPHIPTRPPGFTRARPRVPARRGLMPVIPPRRPDSGAGEGDIVLTVEGIRKRFGGVVALDGVSLQLRRGEVLAVIGPNGAGKSTLVDVISGYLKPDSGRVRVTLDGRPEPVALDGLPPHRRAGLGLIRSFQNPRLFLSLTPAANLAAGEFALRGAGRLGGNTRARPDGRLRGDCGARPDDRLCGETCVRSGDEAGPALLPSLRVEADGAGAATAAALTYADRRKLEVLRAVAGAPRVLLLDEPAAGMTEQEVDELCAAVGTLAASGVPILLIEHRMEVVRRVAHRVLAMAEGRVLVEGPPGQVLSHPEVARSYLGREGGVVAQPEPRRAHPEPRPTHPEPRPTQPEPLPVAPGMGEDSGKREGQTPPVLEVSGLTAGYGSRPVLQGVDLRVREGDLVCLLGANGAGKSTLLRAIFGSARVFTGEIALAGRRVVGWRPEEIVRAGAALVPEGRRIFGRLTVRENLELGAGRMQAQEVAQALERVLELFPRLKERLQQTAGSLSGGEQQMLALARALIGRPRLLCLDEPTMGLSPALAVAVLEHVREINARGTAVLLVEQAARMVASWGVTCYVLKEGRVAYRGKLDTPDLLADVELVYLR; encoded by the coding sequence GAGGGTGGCCACCTCCGTCGCCCTGTACGTTACCCTGGTGCTGGGCCTCAACGTGGTGGTGGGCCAGGCGGGGTTGCTCGACCTGGGGTACGTCGGATTCTACGCCATCGGCGCCTATACCTGTGCCCTGCTGGCGTCACCGCACCTGGGGGTGCACCTGGGTTTCTGGGTGATCGTCCCGGTGGCCATGGGGCTGACCGCCCTGGCCGGGGTGATGCTGGGATTTCCCGTGCTGCGGCTGCGCGGTGACTACCTGGCGGTGGTGACCCTGGGGTTCGGCGAGATCATACGCATCCTCCTCACCAACCTGGACCGCCCCGTCAACCTGACCAATGGACCCAACGGCATCATCCGCATCGATTCTCCCTCTCTGCTCGGGCACCCCGTGGACGGGGTAAGGTCCTGGTACTATCTCATGGCTGCCCTGGCGATCCTCACCTATGCCGGGTACTGCCTCCTGGACCGTTCCCGGGCGGGCCTGGCCTGGAAGGGCCTGCGGGATGACGAACTGGGAGCCATGGCCTGCGGCATCGACCCGGTGAAGTACAGGCTGGGTGCCTTCGCCGCCGGTGCCGCCATCGCCGGCGTGGCAGGTGTCTTCTTTGCCTCCTGGCAGGGAGCCGTATTCCCCCAGACCTTCTCCATGACGGAGATCGTGACGATCTTCTGCATGGCCGTGCTGGGCGGGGTGGGCAACCCGGCCGGTGCCGTGGTGGGGGCGGTGGTGCTGGTGGTGCTCCCCGAACTGCTGCGGGGGTACGCCTCCTACCGCATGGTTATCTACGGGGTGCTGCTGGTGGGTCTCATGCAGGCGCGGCCCCACGGTCTCATCCCCGCCCGCCCCCACATCCCCACGCGCCCGCCCGGTTTCACGCGTGCCCGCCCTCGTGTCCCCGCCCGCCGCGGCCTCATGCCCGTCATCCCTCCCCGGCGGCCGGATAGCGGGGCCGGGGAGGGCGACATCGTACTGACCGTGGAGGGGATCAGGAAGCGGTTCGGAGGCGTGGTGGCCCTGGACGGTGTCTCCCTGCAGTTGCGGCGGGGAGAGGTGCTGGCGGTAATCGGTCCCAACGGGGCCGGGAAGAGCACCCTGGTGGACGTGATCTCGGGATACCTGAAGCCCGACAGCGGGCGAGTGCGGGTGACTCTGGACGGGCGACCCGAACCCGTGGCGCTGGACGGACTGCCGCCGCACCGGCGTGCGGGCCTGGGACTCATCAGGAGCTTCCAGAATCCGCGGCTGTTTCTTTCCCTCACGCCGGCCGCGAATCTGGCCGCCGGGGAGTTTGCCCTGCGCGGGGCCGGACGTCTGGGTGGAAACACGCGCGCACGTCCCGACGGGCGTCTCCGTGGAGACTGCGGTGCCCGGCCGGACGACCGTCTCTGTGGGGAGACGTGTGTACGATCGGGCGATGAGGCGGGCCCTGCCCTGTTACCCAGTCTGCGGGTAGAGGCCGATGGGGCCGGGGCGGCCACTGCGGCGGCCCTCACCTATGCCGACCGCCGCAAGCTGGAGGTGCTGCGCGCTGTGGCCGGGGCGCCGCGGGTTCTGCTGCTCGACGAACCGGCAGCGGGCATGACGGAGCAGGAGGTGGACGAACTCTGTGCGGCGGTGGGGACACTGGCTGCCTCGGGCGTGCCCATTCTGCTCATCGAGCACCGCATGGAAGTGGTCAGGCGGGTTGCCCACCGGGTGCTCGCCATGGCAGAAGGTCGCGTACTGGTGGAGGGACCGCCCGGGCAGGTGCTTTCTCATCCCGAGGTGGCCCGCTCGTACCTGGGCCGGGAGGGAGGTGTTGTCGCTCAACCAGAGCCACGTCGCGCCCACCCCGAGCCGCGTCCCACCCACCCCGAGCCGCGTCCCACCCAACCAGAGCCGCTGCCCGTGGCCCCAGGCATGGGGGAGGATAGCGGCAAGCGGGAGGGACAAACGCCGCCCGTACTGGAAGTATCCGGGCTGACGGCGGGGTACGGCAGCCGGCCGGTGCTGCAGGGGGTGGACCTGCGGGTCCGGGAGGGCGATCTGGTGTGCCTGCTGGGGGCCAACGGTGCCGGCAAGAGCACACTGCTCAGGGCGATCTTCGGGTCCGCGCGCGTTTTCACCGGTGAGATCGCGCTGGCGGGTAGGCGCGTGGTGGGCTGGCGGCCGGAGGAGATCGTGCGGGCAGGGGCGGCCCTGGTGCCGGAGGGCAGGCGCATCTTCGGGCGACTCACGGTGAGAGAGAACCTGGAGCTGGGGGCGGGTCGGATGCAGGCGCAGGAAGTTGCGCAGGCGTTGGAAAGGGTGCTGGAGTTGTTTCCCCGCCTGAAGGAAAGGCTGCAGCAGACCGCGGGGAGCCTGTCGGGAGGGGAACAGCAGATGCTGGCCCTGGCCAGGGCCCTGATCGGGCGGCCCAGGCTCCTGTGCCTGGACGAACCCACCATGGGATTGAGCCCGGCCCTGGCAGTTGCGGTGCTGGAGCATGTGCGGGAAATCAACGCCCGGGGTACCGCCGTGTTGCTGGTGGAGCAGGCGGCGCGGATGGTGGCTTCCTGGGGCGTGACCTGCTACGTTCTCAAGGAAGGCAGGGTAGCGTACCGGGGGAAGCTGGACACT